Genomic DNA from Azospirillum brasilense:
ACTACACCTTCCTGAAGCAGGGGGCGAAGCGCAACGACCAACGGGTCACACTGTGGCGCACCGGCATCGGGGCGCAGATGGCGCTGTTCCCCAACCTGAACTGCAACGACCCGGTGTGGCGCGCGCTGAACCGCGACGTACGCTACCGCCGCGCCCTGTCGCTGGCCATCGACCGTGAGGAGATGAACCAGGTCATCTATTACGGCCTCGCCATCCCCACCAACAACACGGTGCTGGAGGTCTCGCCGCTCTGGACGCCGGCCTACCGCGACCGCTGGGCGCAGTTCGACGTCCGGCAGGCCAACCGGCTGCTCGACGAGATCGGCCTGACGACGCGCGACGTCAACGGCGTCCGCCTGCTGCCCGACGGCCGCCCGCTGGAGATCGTGGTGGAGACCGCCGGGGAGAGCACGGAGGAGACCGACGCGCTGGAGCTGATCGCCGACGGCTGGCGGCGCATCGGGGCGCGGCTCTACATCCGCTCCTCGCAGCTCGACGTGTTCCGCAACCGCATCTTCGCCGGCGACACCTGCATGTCGATTTCGCGCGGGCTGGACAACGCCATCGCCACCGCCGACATGAGCCCGGCCGAGCTGGTGCCGGTCGATCAGGCCAAGTACCAGTGGCCGAAATGGGGCCAGTTCTTCCAGACTATGGGCAAGGACGGCGAGCGCCCCGACATGCCCGAGGCGCGCGACCTGCTGGAGGCCTTCCGCGCCTGGCGCGACGCGCCGGACGAGGCCGGGCGGGCGGCGGCCTGGACGCGCATCCTGACGCTCAACACCGAGCAGGTCTTCACCATCGGTACGGTGGCCGGGGTGCCGCAGCCGGTGGTCGCGCGCCGCACCCTGCGCAACGTGCCGGAGGAGGGTCTGTTCAACTACGACCCCGGCGCGCATTTCGGGCTCTACCGGCCCGACGGCTTCTGGTTCGACGGAAAGGGGTGAGGCCATGCTGGGCTACGTGATCCGCCGCATCCTCATCATGATCCCGACGCTGCTGGCGATCAGCGTCATCACCTTCGTCATCATCCAGCTTCCCCCCGGCGACTATCTGACGACGCTGGTCAACGAGATGCAGAGCCGGGGCGAGAGCATGGACCAGGGCCGGCTGGCCATGCTGCGCGAGACCTACGGGCTCGACCGGCCGATGCACGAGCAGTACGCGCTGTGGCTGGCCGGCATGCTGCGCGGCGACTTCGGCTATTCCTTCGAATACAACCTGCCGGTATCGGACGTGGTGGGCGACCGGCTGTCGCTGACCGCCATCGTGTCCTTCGCGACCATCCTGTTCATCTGGGTGGTGTCCTTCCCCATCGGCATCTATTCGGCGACGCGGCAGTACAGCCTGGGCGACTATGTCCTGACCTTCCTGGGATTCCTGGGGCTGGCGACGCCGAGCTTCCTGCTGGCGCTGGTGATGCTGTATTTCGCCAACGTGTGGTTCGGCACCTCGATCGGCGGGCTGATGGACCCGCGCTACATCGGCCAGCCCTGGAGCTGGGCCAAGGCGATGAGCGTGTTCGAGCACATGTGGATTCCGGTGATCGTCATCGGCACCGCCGGCACCGCGGCGATGATCCGCCGCCTGCGCGCCAACCTGCTGGACGAGCTGCACAAGCCCTACGTCGTCACCGCGCGGGCCAAGGGCCTGCCGCCGGGCCGGGCGCTGGTGAAGTACCCGCTGCGCGTGGCGCTGAACCCCTTCGTGTCCGACATCGGCAACCTGCTGCCGCAGGTCGTCTCCGGCGCCGCCATCGTGTCGGTGGTGATGTCGCTGCCGACGACCGGGCCGATGCTGCTCCAGGCGCTGCGCAGCCAGGACATGTATCTGGCCGGCTCCTTCCTGATGTTCCTGGCGGTGCTGACGGTGATCGGGGTCTTCCTGTCCGATCTGGCGTTGGCCGCCCTCGACCCGCGCATCCGCCTGAGCGGGGGAGCCAGCCGATGAGCGCCTCCCTTCCCAACAGCCCCTTGGCCAACACCCCCTTGCCCCACACCGTCGACACCGCTCCCTGGGACCCCGACGAGGTCGAGCGGCTGTCGCCGGAGCAGGAGCGCTTCACCACCGCCTCGCAATGGCGGATGGTCTGGTGGAAGCTGCGGCGGCACAAGCTGGCGGTGGCGTCGGGAATCGTGCTGCTGCTGCTCTACGCCTCGACCCTGGTCAGCGAGGTCCTGGCCCCCTACGCGGTGGACAGCCGCAATTCCCACTTCATCCACGCCCCGCCGCAGGCCGTGCATCTGTTCCACGAGGGGCAATTCGTCGGCCCTTTCGTCTACGGCTACACCTACCGCCTGGACATGGAGATCCTGAAGCGGGAGTACACGCCCGACCCCACGAAGGTGCAGCCGATCCGCTTCTTCTGCCGCGGCGACCGCTACGCGTTCTGGGGGCTGGTGGAGACCGACTGGCACCTCGCCTGCCCGGCCGAGGGCGGGACTCTGTTCCTCATGGGCACCGACCGGCTGGGGCGGGATTTGCTGTCGCGGATGATCTACGGGACGCGCATCTCGCTGACCATCGGGCTGATCGGCGTCGCGGTCAGCTTCGTGCTCGGGATCGTGATCGGCGGCATCGCCGGCTATTACGGCGGCTGGGTGGACAACCTGATCCAGCGGCTGATCGAGATCATCCGCTCCTTCCCCGAGCTGCCGCTGTGGATGGCCCTGTCCGCCGCCCTGCCCGTCACCTGGAACCCGATCTTCATCTATTTCGGGATCACGGTGATCCTCGGCCTTCTGGAATGGACGGGCCTCGCCCGCGCCGTGCGGTCGAAGCTGCTGGCCCTGCGCGAGGAGGACTTCACCACCGCCGCCCAGCTGATGGGGGCCAGCCCGGCGCGCATCATCGGGCGGCACCTGCTGCCCAGCTTCATGAGCCACCTGATCGCCTCGGCGACTCTGGCCATTCCCGGCATGATCCTGGGCGAGACGGCGCTGAGCTTCCTCGGCCTCGGCCTGCGCCCGCCGATCACCAGCTGGGGGGTGCTGCTGACCGAGGCGCAGAACATCAACGTGGTGGCGCTGTATCCCTGGCTGATGCTGCCGGTGCTGCCGGTGATCGTGACCGTGCTGAGCTTCAACTTCCTCGGCGACGGCCTGCGGGACGCCGCGGACCCGTATCGGTAAAGCTCAAGGCTTCTTCTTCGCCGACGCGTCCGGCTGCTCCTTGAGGGAGGCCAGCACCATGCGGACGCGAGCCAAGTCGCCGTCGCCGCCCTTCGCCGGGGCGGAGGCGGGCGCGGCCTTGGCCAGGGTGCGCTTCGGCGGGGCGGGCTCCGCCGCCGCGACCTGCGTCCGCGGAGCGGGTGATGCCTTGGCGGCGACCGCCTTGCCCGACGCGGCCTTCGCCGGGGTCGCCCTGGCCTCCAGGATGCGGGGATCGCCGCCCTTCGGGCTCCAGGTGCGGACCGGGCCGGTGTCGACGTGGACGTGGCCGGTGTGGGGGTAGAGCGCGTAGCCGCCACGCTGGAGGGCCGCGGCCTCGTCGGCGAGGCGGCGGGGCGGGACGCCGGGGATGGAGATGTCGGCGGCCTGCCCGCGCAGGTGATAGCTGTTTTCCGCCACGTTCGGGTTGCTGCGCGCCAGCGTGACGTTGGTCAGCGGCGAGCGGTAGCCCGAGGTGATGTGGACCGGCGTGTCGGGGCCGGCGCCGCAGCGGTCCCGCAGGTCGGCGAGAAGCTCCACCAGCGTGGGATCGACGGGCACCGTCTCGCCGGTGCGGCGGTCGCGGAACAGGGTGGCGATGCGGTCCAGGGCCTGCGGGTCATAGCCGTCGGCGCGGCGGTAGGTGACGCTGACCGTCTCGCCGCTGGCGGGATGGTGCAGGGTGATCGAGCGGGGGCCGCCATCGAACGAGGCCTGGGGACCCGGAGTGGAGGCGCAGCCGGCGAGCGTTCCGCCGGCGAGCAGGCCCAGCAACGATAAGCGCAGAAGATGCCGCATGCGTCTCCCCAGAGTTCTCTCTGCGGTTGCAGGCGGTTTTCATACCATAATTGTCACACGATCCGGCAGTGACAACGGGCCACGGGACGCGAACGGAGGCTTGGCCGTGTCGTCGGCGCATCACTGTCCAACGGGATAGTTGCCGATCAGAGGGGAAGCGCCATGCCTTCGCGGGCGACCAGCGTGCCGGGGCGCCGGGCCTCGGCGGCGGTGGCGATGACGTCCAGCTCGGCATCGCTGCGCCGGGGATCGTGGTGGAAGATGACCGCGCGCTTCACATCGGCCTCGTCGGCGATGCGCAGGCATTCCTCCCAGGTCGAATGGCCCCAGCCGACGCGGGCGGCGTATTCGGCGTCGGTGTAGGTGCAGTCGTAGATCAGCAGGTCGCTGCCGCGCACCAGCTCCATCACGGCGGGGTCGCGCCCGGCGGCGGGATGCTCGGTGTCGGTCACGTAGCACAGGCTGCGCCCGGCGAACTCCACGCGGTAGCCGGTGGCCCCGTCCGGGTGGTTCAGCGCGGTGGTGCGCACGGTGATGCCCGGCTTGACCGTCAGCGTCTCGCCGCTGACGAAGTCGTGGAAGGTGCAGTCGGCCCGGAAGATCTCCACCGGGACCGGGAACAGCGGCGCCGACATCATGCATTCCAGGACCGAGCGCATCGTCCGCTCCCGCTCCAGATGGCCGGCCCTGATCCGCACGCGGCTGGCCGCGTCGAAGGCCGGCGCGAAGAAGGGCAGGCCGCAGATGTGGTCGAGATGGCTGTGGGTCAGAAGCAGATCGACGTCCACCGGCTCCCCCCGGCGCATCAGCGCCTCGCCCAGCGGGCGCAGGCCGGTGCCGGCGTCGAGGACCAGGAGAGCGTCCCCGCAGCGCAGCTCGACGCAGGGGGTGTTGCCGCCGTAGCGGACCGTGTCCGGCCCTGGGGAGGCGATGCTGCCACGCACGCCCCAGAAGCGGACGGTGAAGTCCGGCGGGGTGTCGGGCGCACCGGAACAGGCGTCGGAAACGGTTCGTGCCGTCATGGTACCGACAATTTGGCGGTAGGACCCTCGCGAGTCGAGTGAAAAGGTTGTTTCACGAAACGACCCTCCGGCGCGTCCATAGGCCGGTCCGACGGCAGGCAGGCGGACATTCTGCCTCGATAGAAGGGGGACGGCGCAAGACGGGGGTAAGAGGAAAAGGCGTGCCGCACCGCCGAGATGCGGAGGTGCCCAATCCAATAAGATGTGGTAGTTTGCGCCCGTTCGCCCATCGACGCGAAAACTCGCCTCCGGACCCCGCCCCCTCGGATGGACCCAGACAAACTCGCCAAAGTCCTCGCCATGGCCGAGTCGGAGCATCAGGGCGAGGCCCAGTCCGCTCTGCGCGCCGCGCGCATCATGCTGTCGAGGGCCGGCCTGTCGTTCCGCGATCTCGCCCGCGGGGCCCGTCCGGTCTCGACCGCCCCGGAGCCGCCGCCCACCGCCAGCGCCCCGCCGCCCGACCGTCCGCCGCCGCCCGACCAGCTCGTCCAGGGTCTGCGCCGGCAGGTGCGCGACCTGGAGCTGGAAGTGGCCGGGCTGAAGCGGCAGCTGGAAAAGAGCAACGGCGACATGGAGCGTCAGCGCGAGGAGGCCGACCGCTGGCGCGGCCTCGCCCGCGAAACCGCGGAAAAGCTCTGGGACCTCGGCAAAGCACTGGAGCGCAAGCACAGTCGCCACACCAGCCTGGACAAGCGCCGCGCCATCCTCGACCTGCTGCAGGACCCCAACAGCGCCCTGCTGGCCGATCACGAGATCGCGCGGCGGGTCGGCACCTCGCCCAAGCTGGTCGCCCACTGGCGCCGCCGGCTGGCCATCGTCGGGCGCAAGATCCGTCTGCTGCCCGTCGTGCCGCGCGGCCGCGGCCTGTGGGGCGGCGGCCGGCCGGCCGGGCCGACCCGCGGCGGGGCGGCTCTGGAAGGCAAGCGCCAGCGCTGGATGGGCTATCCGGTCGCCGTCACCATCTCCGACCGGTCAGGACCGCCCGGCAAGCGGCCCTGACCCGGTTCCCCGGAGTCAGTTGGACGAGCCGTTCCCATCGGTCGTCGCGCTGCCCAGATCCGCCGGTCCTTCCGCAGTGGGCGAGCGATCGCTCACCGCGACGCGCCAGACCGTGTTCGACAGGTCGTCGGCGACGATCAGAGCTCCCTTCGGGTCCACCGTGACGCCGACCGGCCGGCCGTAGGTGTGGCCGTCCTCGCCCATGAAACCGGTCACCACCTCGACCGGATCGCCGGCGGGGGCGCCGTCGCGGAAGGGCAC
This window encodes:
- a CDS encoding ABC transporter permease, whose amino-acid sequence is MSASLPNSPLANTPLPHTVDTAPWDPDEVERLSPEQERFTTASQWRMVWWKLRRHKLAVASGIVLLLLYASTLVSEVLAPYAVDSRNSHFIHAPPQAVHLFHEGQFVGPFVYGYTYRLDMEILKREYTPDPTKVQPIRFFCRGDRYAFWGLVETDWHLACPAEGGTLFLMGTDRLGRDLLSRMIYGTRISLTIGLIGVAVSFVLGIVIGGIAGYYGGWVDNLIQRLIEIIRSFPELPLWMALSAALPVTWNPIFIYFGITVILGLLEWTGLARAVRSKLLALREEDFTTAAQLMGASPARIIGRHLLPSFMSHLIASATLAIPGMILGETALSFLGLGLRPPITSWGVLLTEAQNINVVALYPWLMLPVLPVIVTVLSFNFLGDGLRDAADPYR
- a CDS encoding YcbK family protein; the protein is MRHLLRLSLLGLLAGGTLAGCASTPGPQASFDGGPRSITLHHPASGETVSVTYRRADGYDPQALDRIATLFRDRRTGETVPVDPTLVELLADLRDRCGAGPDTPVHITSGYRSPLTNVTLARSNPNVAENSYHLRGQAADISIPGVPPRRLADEAAALQRGGYALYPHTGHVHVDTGPVRTWSPKGGDPRILEARATPAKAASGKAVAAKASPAPRTQVAAAEPAPPKRTLAKAAPASAPAKGGDGDLARVRMVLASLKEQPDASAKKKP
- a CDS encoding ABC transporter permease — translated: MLGYVIRRILIMIPTLLAISVITFVIIQLPPGDYLTTLVNEMQSRGESMDQGRLAMLRETYGLDRPMHEQYALWLAGMLRGDFGYSFEYNLPVSDVVGDRLSLTAIVSFATILFIWVVSFPIGIYSATRQYSLGDYVLTFLGFLGLATPSFLLALVMLYFANVWFGTSIGGLMDPRYIGQPWSWAKAMSVFEHMWIPVIVIGTAGTAAMIRRLRANLLDELHKPYVVTARAKGLPPGRALVKYPLRVALNPFVSDIGNLLPQVVSGAAIVSVVMSLPTTGPMLLQALRSQDMYLAGSFLMFLAVLTVIGVFLSDLALAALDPRIRLSGGASR
- a CDS encoding ABC transporter substrate-binding protein gives rise to the protein MLENAVGAGSLPPVEKRLPLTPLVEPMDRPWQSPGRHGGDLRLLMARTKDTRLIYVYSYARLVALTPSLRIVPDILERVDVEEGRIFTFTLRRGHRWSDGHPFTAEDFRYWWEDMANNPKRYPGGPPPEMLVAGEAPKFEVLDAAAVRYTWTRPNPFFLPMLAGAKPVEIYAPAHYLRRFHPRFTEPLELKQRVEAERQKSWQQLHNRKDNLTEFDNPDLPTLQPWVPTTAPPADRFIFVRNPYFHRVDPAGRQLPYIDRIIMTVADAKIVPAKTGAGESDLQARYLRFDNYTFLKQGAKRNDQRVTLWRTGIGAQMALFPNLNCNDPVWRALNRDVRYRRALSLAIDREEMNQVIYYGLAIPTNNTVLEVSPLWTPAYRDRWAQFDVRQANRLLDEIGLTTRDVNGVRLLPDGRPLEIVVETAGESTEETDALELIADGWRRIGARLYIRSSQLDVFRNRIFAGDTCMSISRGLDNAIATADMSPAELVPVDQAKYQWPKWGQFFQTMGKDGERPDMPEARDLLEAFRAWRDAPDEAGRAAAWTRILTLNTEQVFTIGTVAGVPQPVVARRTLRNVPEEGLFNYDPGAHFGLYRPDGFWFDGKG
- a CDS encoding MBL fold metallo-hydrolase, yielding MTARTVSDACSGAPDTPPDFTVRFWGVRGSIASPGPDTVRYGGNTPCVELRCGDALLVLDAGTGLRPLGEALMRRGEPVDVDLLLTHSHLDHICGLPFFAPAFDAASRVRIRAGHLERERTMRSVLECMMSAPLFPVPVEIFRADCTFHDFVSGETLTVKPGITVRTTALNHPDGATGYRVEFAGRSLCYVTDTEHPAAGRDPAVMELVRGSDLLIYDCTYTDAEYAARVGWGHSTWEECLRIADEADVKRAVIFHHDPRRSDAELDVIATAAEARRPGTLVAREGMALPL